One segment of Salvia splendens isolate huo1 chromosome 20, SspV2, whole genome shotgun sequence DNA contains the following:
- the LOC121782996 gene encoding piRNA biogenesis protein EXD1-like isoform X2 has protein sequence MASPPKTHIPLPPDPGDKSLNSETCGPSVPIHVVTHSTQLPEEFLHPSPEKQMVIGFDCEGADLCRQGTLCIMQLAFPNAIYLVDAIEGGEALVKACKPALESSYITKVIHDCKRDSEALYFQFGIKLHNVVDTQIAYSLIKEQEGQKKVPDDYISFVGLLADPQFGGISYDEKEEVRILLRQDPNFWTYRPLSELMVRAAADDVRFLLLIYHKMVERLNERSLWYLAVRGALYCRCFCINDNNFADWPALPPVPETLIADKQASEEEILSVLDVPPGKMGCIIGKRGANILEIKECCSAEIFFGGDKGPPDKAFIIGSVKQVKKAEAMLRGKMLHVYYH, from the exons ATGGCGTCCCCTCCCAAGACCCACATTCCTCTGCCTCCGGATCCAG GTGACAAATCCTTAAACAGTGAAACATGTGGCCCTTCAGTTCCTATCCATGTTGTCACCCATTCAACTCAACTTCCGGAAGAATTCCTGCACCCTTCACCTGAGAAACAAATGGTCATAGGCTTCGATTGTGAGGGGGCTGATCTTTGTCGGCAGGGGACGCTTTGTATCATGCAG CTCGCTTTTCCAAATGCAATATACCTAGTTGATGCCATTGAGGGTGGAGAGGCACTTGTGAAAGCTTGTAAGCCTGCACTTGAGTCTAGCTACATCACTAAAGTAATCCACGACTGCAAACGGGATAGTGAG GCATTATACTTTCAGTTTGGCATTAAGTTGCATAATGTTGTGGACACCCAG ATTGCATATTCTTTGATCAAGGAGCAAGAAGGGCAGAAAAAAGTGCCAGATGACTACATATCATTTGTTGGCCTGCTTGCAGACCCACAGTTTGGGG GAATATCATATGATGAGAAGGAAGAAGTTCGCATTCTCTTGAGGCAG GATCCCAACTTCTGGACATATCGACCATTGTCTGAATTAATGGTCCGAGCAGCTGCAGATGATGTTCGCTTTCTTCTGTTAATCTACCATAAGATGGTGGAGAGGTTAAATGAGAGATCCTTGTGGTATCTTGCAGTTCGTGGTGCACTTTACTGCCGCTGTTTCTGCATTAATGATAATAATTTTGCAGATTGGCCAGCACTGCCTCCTGTTCCAG AAACTCTGATTGCTGATAAACAAGCTTCAGAAGAAGAAATCCTATCTGTTCTTGATGTTCCACCAGGAAAGATGGGATGCATAATAGGAAAACGAGGAGCTAACATACTGGAAATAAAGGAATGTTGCAG CGCTGAAATCTTCTTTGGAGGTGATAAAGGTCCTCCAGACAAG GCCTTCATAATTGGCTCGGTTAAGCAGGTGAAAAAGGCAGAAGCAATGCTAAGGGGTAAAATGCTACATGTCTACTATCACTAG
- the LOC121782996 gene encoding piRNA biogenesis protein EXD1-like isoform X1, protein MASPPKTHIPLPPDPVTFLLVGDKSLNSETCGPSVPIHVVTHSTQLPEEFLHPSPEKQMVIGFDCEGADLCRQGTLCIMQLAFPNAIYLVDAIEGGEALVKACKPALESSYITKVIHDCKRDSEALYFQFGIKLHNVVDTQIAYSLIKEQEGQKKVPDDYISFVGLLADPQFGGISYDEKEEVRILLRQDPNFWTYRPLSELMVRAAADDVRFLLLIYHKMVERLNERSLWYLAVRGALYCRCFCINDNNFADWPALPPVPETLIADKQASEEEILSVLDVPPGKMGCIIGKRGANILEIKECCSAEIFFGGDKGPPDKAFIIGSVKQVKKAEAMLRGKMLHVYYH, encoded by the exons ATGGCGTCCCCTCCCAAGACCCACATTCCTCTGCCTCCGGATCCAG TGACTTTTCTACTTGTAGGTGACAAATCCTTAAACAGTGAAACATGTGGCCCTTCAGTTCCTATCCATGTTGTCACCCATTCAACTCAACTTCCGGAAGAATTCCTGCACCCTTCACCTGAGAAACAAATGGTCATAGGCTTCGATTGTGAGGGGGCTGATCTTTGTCGGCAGGGGACGCTTTGTATCATGCAG CTCGCTTTTCCAAATGCAATATACCTAGTTGATGCCATTGAGGGTGGAGAGGCACTTGTGAAAGCTTGTAAGCCTGCACTTGAGTCTAGCTACATCACTAAAGTAATCCACGACTGCAAACGGGATAGTGAG GCATTATACTTTCAGTTTGGCATTAAGTTGCATAATGTTGTGGACACCCAG ATTGCATATTCTTTGATCAAGGAGCAAGAAGGGCAGAAAAAAGTGCCAGATGACTACATATCATTTGTTGGCCTGCTTGCAGACCCACAGTTTGGGG GAATATCATATGATGAGAAGGAAGAAGTTCGCATTCTCTTGAGGCAG GATCCCAACTTCTGGACATATCGACCATTGTCTGAATTAATGGTCCGAGCAGCTGCAGATGATGTTCGCTTTCTTCTGTTAATCTACCATAAGATGGTGGAGAGGTTAAATGAGAGATCCTTGTGGTATCTTGCAGTTCGTGGTGCACTTTACTGCCGCTGTTTCTGCATTAATGATAATAATTTTGCAGATTGGCCAGCACTGCCTCCTGTTCCAG AAACTCTGATTGCTGATAAACAAGCTTCAGAAGAAGAAATCCTATCTGTTCTTGATGTTCCACCAGGAAAGATGGGATGCATAATAGGAAAACGAGGAGCTAACATACTGGAAATAAAGGAATGTTGCAG CGCTGAAATCTTCTTTGGAGGTGATAAAGGTCCTCCAGACAAG GCCTTCATAATTGGCTCGGTTAAGCAGGTGAAAAAGGCAGAAGCAATGCTAAGGGGTAAAATGCTACATGTCTACTATCACTAG